A window from Shewanella livingstonensis encodes these proteins:
- a CDS encoding GNAT family N-acetyltransferase, whose product MDIMVDNLQGYGVIELLQAHLVDMYATSPPESVHTLDIEALKHPTITFLCAKQAGVVLGCVALKELTATHGEIKSMRTASAARNQGVACALLSHLFDMAQSRGYRQLSLETGSMVFFDPARRLYLRHGFNYCGPFSDYQPDPNSLFMTRLIESINL is encoded by the coding sequence ATGGACATTATGGTTGATAATTTACAGGGATATGGCGTGATTGAGTTACTGCAAGCGCATTTGGTTGACATGTATGCGACTTCGCCGCCAGAAAGTGTTCATACGTTGGATATTGAGGCGTTAAAACATCCTACCATTACCTTTTTGTGTGCTAAACAAGCTGGAGTTGTGTTGGGCTGTGTCGCGTTAAAAGAGTTAACTGCAACACATGGTGAAATTAAGTCAATGCGAACGGCTTCAGCGGCCAGAAATCAAGGTGTTGCCTGTGCATTGTTATCACACTTGTTTGATATGGCTCAGTCTCGTGGTTATCGCCAGTTGAGTTTAGAAACCGGTTCAATGGTCTTTTTTGACCCTGCTAGGCGTTTGTACTTACGACATGGGTTTAATTATTGTGGGCCGTTCTCAGACTATCAGCCTGATCCTAATAGTTTGTTTATGACAAGATTAATTGAGTCAATTAATTTGTGA
- a CDS encoding glutaredoxin family protein produces MFIVRWILGRIILLLNFVFAPKKRQRLQEQQAIVDQQTQSLALYQYAACPFCVKVRRDMRRQNLTINLVDAKQEEHKNVLTSQGGKLQVPCLRIEQDGNTQWLYESKAITSYLNERFA; encoded by the coding sequence ATGTTTATCGTTCGCTGGATTTTAGGTCGAATTATTTTGTTGTTAAATTTTGTGTTTGCACCTAAAAAGCGCCAACGTCTGCAAGAGCAACAAGCTATTGTCGATCAACAAACTCAATCACTGGCATTGTACCAATACGCAGCCTGCCCTTTTTGTGTCAAGGTGCGTCGGGACATGCGTCGTCAAAACTTAACTATTAACTTGGTTGATGCTAAACAAGAAGAACACAAAAACGTGTTAACCAGCCAAGGCGGCAAGCTACAAGTGCCTTGTTTACGTATTGAGCAAGACGGCAACACCCAATGGTTATATGAGTCAAAAGCCATTACTAGCTACCTTAACGAGCGTTTCGCGTAA
- a CDS encoding sensor domain-containing diguanylate cyclase translates to MLFLLFYSLCATSKPIELSTVPDEFFINEHVNILQDRSADLSFQNAFKQYKQGKFTKNVDEKVSFGFTNDVLWVSVLINNSFDTEIKKVFYLDSAWLDHADFYFIRQDKVADKAFVGDTLPFNTRENKTRMLSQQYTFKPGITQVFIRFESQDPLLIPLYLSTEKAIQSNLNLSSYFYGFIYGAFFILLVYNIALSISLKDSSYIFYSLYLLLFLSLNIAYTGHGFKYIWPNSLFLQQWLMILFLYCYIIFGIAFCFEFLKLKVFLPNIYRLRIWIYAGLVLLMVSLFINADQLLTVNVGVVLTSLLVVIFISLGLLALKKGHNTVKFFIPAVFLGAGGAATSAATTWGIIPYNTLLFHSIEIGMLIEMSILALALAFNLKEVDKARINAEVTAQLDHLTELYNRRAFTIAVNPLWDLGIRNQQTFSMILLDIDWFKKINDDYGHAAGDTVLKSIAYTLKQHIRKSDILARWGGEEFIIFLPNTNKLVAINLANIIRNNIQKMTILDNGGSLSITASFGVADYNDQINELEDLIKLADIALYKAKNSGRNIVCDIQQDRTLKEQQDLDNVTVI, encoded by the coding sequence TTGTTGTTCTTATTATTTTATAGCCTTTGCGCTACTAGCAAACCTATTGAATTATCAACAGTTCCTGATGAGTTCTTCATTAATGAACACGTAAACATTCTACAAGACCGTAGTGCGGACTTGTCGTTCCAGAATGCTTTTAAACAATATAAACAAGGTAAATTTACCAAAAATGTTGATGAAAAAGTAAGCTTTGGATTTACTAATGATGTTCTTTGGGTATCTGTGTTGATAAATAACTCGTTTGATACGGAGATAAAAAAAGTTTTTTATCTGGATTCTGCATGGTTAGACCATGCTGACTTTTATTTTATACGCCAAGACAAGGTAGCAGATAAAGCCTTTGTCGGAGATACTCTACCATTCAATACCAGAGAAAATAAGACACGTATGTTGTCGCAACAATATACGTTTAAACCCGGCATCACTCAGGTGTTTATACGCTTTGAATCGCAAGACCCTCTGCTTATTCCATTGTATTTATCTACCGAGAAAGCAATACAAAGTAACCTGAATCTCTCAAGTTATTTTTATGGCTTTATATATGGCGCATTTTTTATTTTATTAGTTTATAACATCGCGCTTTCTATCAGCTTAAAAGACAGTAGTTATATATTTTACTCTTTGTATTTATTGTTATTTTTGAGTTTAAACATTGCTTACACGGGCCATGGTTTTAAATATATTTGGCCAAACAGTTTATTTTTACAACAATGGTTAATGATACTTTTTTTGTATTGCTACATCATTTTTGGCATTGCCTTTTGCTTTGAGTTCCTTAAATTAAAAGTGTTTTTACCCAACATATATCGGCTAAGGATATGGATATATGCAGGATTAGTGTTGTTAATGGTCAGCCTTTTTATTAATGCTGACCAATTACTCACCGTTAACGTAGGTGTCGTACTGACGTCGTTATTAGTGGTTATTTTTATCTCTTTAGGGTTGTTAGCATTAAAAAAGGGCCACAATACCGTTAAATTTTTTATTCCTGCAGTGTTTCTCGGAGCCGGCGGAGCAGCGACCTCTGCGGCAACAACTTGGGGCATTATTCCTTATAACACTCTGCTATTTCACAGTATTGAGATAGGTATGCTAATTGAAATGTCTATTTTAGCCTTAGCATTGGCATTTAATTTAAAAGAAGTGGATAAAGCACGTATTAATGCAGAAGTGACCGCCCAGTTAGATCACTTAACTGAGTTATATAATCGCCGCGCCTTTACCATTGCCGTTAATCCCCTATGGGATTTAGGCATTAGAAATCAGCAAACCTTTTCAATGATCCTGTTAGATATCGATTGGTTTAAAAAAATAAACGATGATTATGGTCATGCTGCGGGAGATACGGTCCTTAAGAGTATTGCTTACACGTTAAAACAACACATTAGAAAAAGTGATATTTTAGCGCGCTGGGGAGGTGAAGAATTTATCATTTTCTTACCTAACACTAATAAACTTGTTGCCATTAATCTCGCTAATATCATCCGCAATAATATACAAAAAATGACGATTTTAGACAATGGCGGTTCGCTGTCAATAACCGCAAGTTTTGGCGTGGCAGATTATAATGACCAGATAAACGAATTGGAGGACCTAATCAAACTTGCCGATATTGCTTTGTATAAAGCCAAAAATAGCGGCCGTAATATTGTTTGTGACATTCAACAAGATCGCACATTAAAGGAACAACAAGACCTCGATAATGTCACCGTAATATAG
- a CDS encoding DUF2986 domain-containing protein, with translation MNRKQEMIKKLAKRAKARQNKVVPSNPSNKPVERYISKAEREKIALQEAAQTTESESSTETSSETNKD, from the coding sequence ATGAATAGAAAGCAAGAGATGATCAAAAAACTGGCCAAACGAGCCAAAGCTCGCCAGAATAAAGTAGTGCCGTCTAACCCTAGTAATAAGCCTGTTGAGCGTTATATCTCTAAAGCTGAACGCGAAAAAATTGCATTACAAGAAGCAGCGCAAACGACTGAATCAGAAAGCAGTACTGAAACAAGTTCTGAAACAAATAAAGACTAA
- a CDS encoding ion transporter produces the protein MNTDEKADSPLKQKLRSVIFGTETPAGKRFDIALMICILLSVILIFIDTIERINMLYGDYIRIAEWSFTVIFTVEYILRLYCSLNRLHYARSFFGLVDLVSILPSYLGLIFPGANLALALRVLRLFRVFRVLKLLRYLSDGNILLKAMMQSSRKVFMFFFSVSLIIMVLSVIMYVVEGPNNGFTSIPKSMYWTVVTITTVGYGDITPQTALGQGIAALTMLIGYSIIAIPTGILTAEISHEMVRTRDLRKCSNCGKKGHDNDADYCNHCGSELEKL, from the coding sequence ATGAATACCGATGAAAAAGCCGACAGCCCGCTTAAACAAAAACTAAGAAGCGTGATATTTGGTACCGAAACGCCAGCAGGCAAACGCTTCGATATAGCGCTTATGATCTGTATTTTACTGAGTGTGATATTGATTTTTATCGATACCATAGAACGAATTAATATGCTGTATGGTGACTATATTCGTATCGCTGAATGGAGCTTTACGGTAATCTTTACCGTTGAGTACATATTAAGATTATATTGTTCGTTGAATCGGTTACACTATGCCCGCAGCTTTTTCGGTTTAGTTGACTTAGTGTCTATATTACCCAGTTATTTGGGCCTAATATTTCCGGGTGCTAACTTGGCTTTGGCGCTAAGAGTATTACGATTATTTCGTGTATTCAGAGTGTTAAAGTTACTGCGCTATTTAAGTGATGGTAATATTTTACTAAAAGCCATGATGCAGTCGAGCCGAAAAGTGTTTATGTTTTTCTTTTCAGTTAGCCTGATCATTATGGTACTCAGTGTAATTATGTATGTGGTTGAAGGGCCTAATAATGGTTTTACGTCTATCCCTAAGTCCATGTATTGGACCGTCGTGACGATTACTACCGTGGGTTATGGTGACATTACACCGCAAACCGCATTAGGCCAAGGTATTGCCGCGCTAACCATGTTAATAGGTTATTCAATTATTGCGATTCCAACCGGTATTTTAACTGCTGAAATTTCACATGAAATGGTCAGAACTCGTGATTTACGTAAATGCAGTAACTGTGGCAAAAAAGGCCACGATAACGATGCCGATTATTGCAATCATTGTGGCAGTGAGTTAGAAAAACTCTAG
- the norW gene encoding NADH:flavorubredoxin reductase NorW has protein sequence MSAPIIIIGSGFGSYQLIKTIRRTDKHIPITVFTLDEGHDYNKPDLSHVFSNQQSSADLIRVSAQEFASENNITLHAFTQVDCIDSEQQAVFVKGVAYPYAKLVMATGAKTFVPPMLGNATDKVITLNSLREFDNAQLQLQNAQRVLVIGAGIIGTEIAMDLNRSGKSVVVVDPSNGLMANMLPDLVASVLQKKMVETGVEFEFGRTISSLHQTDSGICATLSSGTTHTIDCVISAAGLKANVGLARKSGFKINNGLVVNLQLQTSVNHVYALGDCAEINGKVMSYLQPIMLSANALAKTLLGQPTELKLPAMLVKVKTPQMPIQLGGNTVTDVASWQVDIDALGCSVKAYNEHKEIIGFVVTEGHMKNTFPLLRALPASL, from the coding sequence ATGAGTGCACCTATCATCATTATTGGCAGTGGCTTTGGCTCATACCAGTTAATAAAAACCATTAGACGTACGGATAAACATATTCCAATAACTGTTTTTACCCTTGATGAGGGCCACGATTATAATAAGCCTGATTTGAGCCATGTATTTAGTAATCAACAAAGCAGTGCTGATTTAATCCGTGTCAGTGCACAAGAGTTTGCCAGCGAAAATAATATTACCCTACATGCTTTTACCCAAGTTGATTGTATTGATAGCGAACAACAAGCAGTGTTTGTGAAAGGTGTCGCCTACCCTTATGCAAAACTGGTAATGGCAACGGGCGCAAAAACCTTTGTTCCACCTATGCTTGGTAATGCAACAGACAAGGTGATCACTTTAAACAGTTTACGCGAGTTTGATAACGCACAGCTACAACTACAAAATGCGCAGCGGGTATTAGTGATTGGCGCCGGTATTATTGGTACTGAAATAGCAATGGATCTTAACCGTAGTGGCAAAAGCGTGGTGGTAGTTGACCCAAGCAACGGCTTAATGGCCAATATGCTGCCCGATTTAGTCGCCAGTGTGCTACAAAAGAAGATGGTTGAAACGGGGGTTGAGTTTGAATTTGGCCGCACGATTAGCTCTTTACACCAAACAGACTCAGGTATTTGTGCCACGCTCAGTTCGGGCACAACACATACGATTGATTGCGTTATTTCAGCTGCGGGCTTAAAGGCTAATGTTGGCTTAGCACGCAAGTCAGGTTTTAAAATTAATAACGGCTTGGTGGTTAATCTACAGCTGCAAACCTCAGTTAACCATGTTTATGCTTTAGGAGATTGCGCCGAGATAAATGGCAAGGTAATGTCGTATTTACAGCCGATTATGTTAAGTGCCAACGCATTAGCCAAAACCTTATTAGGCCAACCGACAGAGTTGAAATTACCTGCGATGTTAGTCAAGGTTAAAACGCCTCAAATGCCTATCCAATTAGGCGGCAATACCGTCACCGATGTTGCCTCTTGGCAGGTAGATATTGATGCGCTTGGCTGCTCAGTAAAGGCGTATAACGAACATAAAGAGATTATTGGCTTTGTGGTAACCGAAGGACACATGAAAAACACCTTCCCACTGTTAAGAGCCTTACCCGCTAGCCTGTAG
- a CDS encoding L,D-transpeptidase family protein: MVIFCCPLLANASSAQSLKDKVDLVVVNKSESRLSVMRDGKVIKSYLIAMGDVPNGHKLREGDQRTPQGRYTLDYKKSDSAFYKSIHISYPNEEDKLRADALGIRAGGMIMIHGENPRSPLPPKEAQKYNWTNGCIAVTNQEMDELWQMIDAGTPIEIWP, encoded by the coding sequence ATGGTTATATTTTGTTGCCCACTGTTGGCAAATGCATCATCAGCTCAATCATTGAAAGACAAAGTAGATTTAGTTGTCGTTAATAAATCTGAATCGCGTTTATCGGTTATGCGTGATGGAAAAGTGATTAAAAGTTACCTTATCGCTATGGGCGATGTGCCCAATGGCCATAAACTGAGAGAAGGCGATCAACGAACTCCACAAGGTCGTTACACCTTAGACTATAAAAAATCAGATAGTGCATTCTATAAATCGATTCATATTTCATACCCTAATGAAGAAGACAAATTACGTGCTGACGCATTAGGGATAAGGGCCGGAGGGATGATCATGATCCACGGTGAAAACCCTCGTTCGCCACTGCCGCCAAAAGAAGCACAAAAATATAATTGGACTAATGGTTGCATTGCCGTCACCAACCAAGAGATGGATGAGCTTTGGCAAATGATTGATGCTGGCACGCCAATTGAAATATGGCCATAG
- a CDS encoding MATE family efflux transporter, translated as MTTAKFVEGPILRHILVMSSTAAVGISALFVVDLLDIFFLSLLGEVELAAAAGYASTISFFTTSIGIGLSIALGALVSKAVGAKNIKLAKRLFLNSAIVTLITSVLVAAVVIAFIPQLLALVGATGRTAELAESYLYILVPSLPFICLAMALGGALRAVGDAKLSMMSTLAGGGVNAVLDPIFIFFLSMGIEGAAAASVLARIAVFIISARGVVVKHKMLGRFSFEEFKQDLGVIFAIAAPAMLTNVATPIGNAVVTRAIADFGDSYVAGWAVLGRLIPVTFGMIFALSGAVGPIVGQNFGANEIERVRLSLTNAIQFCVAYVLVMSLGLYLLRNVIVSSFDMKGDAAELILFFCQYIAVFFIFSGILFIANASFNNLGKAKYSTFFNVGKATIGTIPFVYFGAQWGGVFGVLIGQVIGAIIFGVIGIFCAYRLVDKISRQDLLSAGANQQLLEDDAINIDMVAAPSPMPGRTQMAQLDEDPLCKQVAQHDGIDKTSPDKTR; from the coding sequence ATGACCACCGCTAAATTTGTCGAAGGACCCATTTTACGCCACATCTTAGTGATGAGCTCGACCGCTGCGGTCGGTATTTCGGCGTTATTTGTTGTCGATTTATTGGATATTTTCTTTTTAAGCTTGCTTGGCGAAGTTGAACTTGCCGCAGCGGCAGGTTATGCCAGCACTATTTCATTTTTCACAACCTCCATTGGTATCGGCCTGTCTATTGCACTTGGTGCATTAGTGTCAAAAGCGGTGGGTGCTAAGAATATTAAGTTAGCTAAACGCTTATTTTTAAACAGTGCCATTGTCACGCTAATCACCAGTGTGCTGGTGGCCGCTGTCGTCATCGCGTTTATTCCACAACTATTAGCTTTAGTTGGTGCAACGGGCCGTACAGCTGAATTAGCCGAAAGCTATTTGTATATTTTGGTACCGTCATTACCGTTTATCTGTTTAGCCATGGCACTGGGCGGTGCCTTACGTGCTGTGGGCGATGCTAAACTGTCCATGATGTCGACCTTAGCCGGTGGCGGTGTTAATGCCGTACTCGATCCTATCTTCATTTTCTTCTTATCAATGGGTATAGAAGGTGCCGCTGCCGCGTCAGTACTTGCCCGTATCGCCGTGTTTATTATCTCTGCTCGCGGAGTAGTGGTAAAACATAAAATGCTAGGCCGGTTCTCGTTTGAGGAGTTTAAGCAGGATCTCGGGGTCATATTTGCTATTGCCGCCCCTGCAATGCTCACCAATGTGGCAACACCGATTGGTAATGCGGTCGTAACTCGCGCCATTGCAGATTTTGGCGATAGCTATGTGGCAGGTTGGGCGGTGTTAGGCCGTTTGATCCCAGTAACTTTTGGGATGATTTTTGCACTCTCTGGTGCTGTTGGGCCGATTGTGGGACAAAATTTTGGTGCCAATGAAATCGAGCGAGTTAGATTGAGTTTGACCAACGCGATTCAATTTTGTGTTGCTTATGTATTAGTGATGTCACTCGGATTATATTTATTACGCAATGTGATAGTGAGTAGCTTTGACATGAAAGGCGATGCGGCAGAACTCATTTTGTTTTTCTGCCAGTATATTGCGGTGTTCTTTATTTTTTCGGGGATTTTATTTATTGCTAATGCCTCGTTTAATAATCTAGGCAAAGCTAAATATTCAACCTTTTTTAACGTCGGTAAAGCCACTATCGGCACGATACCATTTGTATACTTTGGTGCGCAGTGGGGCGGTGTGTTTGGGGTGCTTATTGGCCAGGTGATTGGGGCGATTATTTTTGGTGTGATTGGCATTTTCTGTGCGTATCGATTAGTGGATAAAATCAGTCGCCAAGATTTATTATCTGCAGGGGCCAATCAACAGTTGTTAGAAGACGATGCGATTAACATTGATATGGTTGCAGCACCTTCACCAATGCCTGGACGTACTCAGATGGCTCAGTTGGATGAAGACCCCTTGTGTAAGCAAGTTGCTCAACATGATGGCATCGACAAAACCAGCCCTGATAAAACCCGCTGA
- a CDS encoding VOC family protein produces the protein MNYQHLQTTWPNFSQRITAFIYQLGLDSLSLHCDHAALRVNSNNTAQLLADEFSQHGEIISKNMINGRPILIIKLAEPLVIGTMHIQCVELPFPSDKNYPVEGWEHIELVFPSKAKTCDAFVVELIDKAPHLANVLAGNSDIKVKQSSPKGDNERLANPTIAFKANGICIKVHPHDIQTIIASEQVN, from the coding sequence ATGAATTATCAACACTTACAAACGACGTGGCCAAACTTTAGCCAACGCATTACTGCGTTTATTTATCAGCTTGGTTTGGATAGTTTATCTCTGCATTGTGATCACGCGGCTTTGCGAGTTAACAGCAACAATACAGCGCAGTTATTAGCAGATGAATTTAGCCAGCACGGTGAGATTATCTCTAAGAACATGATTAATGGTAGGCCGATTTTAATCATTAAATTAGCCGAACCATTAGTTATTGGTACAATGCACATTCAATGTGTCGAACTGCCCTTCCCATCTGACAAAAACTATCCCGTTGAAGGTTGGGAGCATATCGAACTGGTGTTTCCATCGAAGGCAAAAACCTGTGATGCATTCGTGGTTGAGCTTATAGACAAAGCGCCACATTTGGCTAATGTGTTAGCAGGTAATAGTGACATTAAGGTAAAGCAGAGTTCACCTAAAGGTGATAACGAACGCTTAGCGAATCCAACCATCGCGTTTAAAGCTAATGGCATTTGTATTAAAGTGCATCCGCACGATATACAAACTATTATTGCCAGTGAACAAGTAAACTAA
- the norV gene encoding anaerobic nitric oxide reductase flavorubredoxin, translating into MTIHIKNNIDWVGQRDWEILDFHGTEYKTTKGTSYNSYLIREQKNVLIDTVDHRFSLQFIQNLEMEIDLDKIDYIVINHAEEDHSGALAALMAKIPNTPIYCTENAIDSITGLHHHPEWNFNIVKTGDTLDIGNGKQLVFIETPMLHWPDSMMTYLTEDAVLFSNDAFGQHYCDEHLFNDEVDQIELMDQCLRYYSNILTPFSSLVTAKINEVLSFNLRVDIIATSHGVVWRDNPAQIIHQYLAWADNYQEDRITIFYDSMSNNTRMMADAIAQGIHDVDPVVSVKVFNVARHDKNDILANVFRSKGILVGSSTMNNVMMPKVAGMLEEITGLRFKDKKAGAFGSYGWNGGAVDRIHTRLTDAGFDTIVGLKAKWRPDGKAMRECREHGRQIAKNWAWHDLSNVKSISPASLAKSRQADITAKPMAKPQQVKPACSSASTMDDAQNMLCTVCNWVYEPVLGEPNQDVEPGTPWSEVPDFFLCPDCGLGKDVFIPIAARKVS; encoded by the coding sequence ATGACAATTCACATTAAAAACAATATCGACTGGGTTGGCCAACGTGATTGGGAAATATTAGACTTTCATGGCACTGAATATAAAACCACTAAAGGCACGAGTTACAATAGTTACCTTATCCGTGAACAAAAAAATGTCTTAATCGATACTGTTGACCATCGTTTCAGCTTACAGTTTATTCAAAACCTTGAGATGGAGATTGATCTGGATAAGATTGATTATATTGTGATTAATCATGCTGAAGAAGATCACTCTGGTGCTCTGGCAGCTTTGATGGCTAAAATTCCTAACACGCCGATTTACTGTACCGAAAATGCTATCGACTCAATTACTGGCTTACACCATCATCCAGAATGGAATTTCAATATTGTCAAAACGGGCGATACTTTAGATATCGGTAACGGCAAGCAATTAGTGTTTATAGAAACCCCTATGCTCCATTGGCCTGACAGTATGATGACCTATTTAACCGAAGATGCAGTCTTATTCAGTAACGATGCATTCGGACAGCATTACTGCGATGAGCACCTGTTTAATGATGAAGTTGATCAAATTGAATTAATGGATCAATGCTTACGTTATTACTCCAATATTTTAACTCCGTTTAGCTCACTAGTTACCGCTAAAATTAACGAGGTGCTGAGTTTTAACCTGCGGGTAGATATTATTGCGACTTCTCATGGTGTGGTGTGGCGCGATAATCCGGCTCAAATTATTCATCAATACTTAGCATGGGCAGACAATTATCAGGAAGACAGAATCACTATTTTCTATGATTCTATGTCTAATAATACTCGCATGATGGCCGATGCGATTGCTCAAGGCATCCATGATGTTGATCCTGTCGTATCGGTAAAGGTATTTAACGTGGCCCGCCATGATAAAAATGACATTTTAGCCAATGTGTTTCGCTCTAAAGGTATTTTGGTGGGATCGTCCACCATGAATAATGTGATGATGCCGAAAGTTGCCGGAATGCTAGAAGAAATTACCGGCTTGCGTTTTAAAGATAAAAAAGCCGGTGCCTTTGGTAGCTACGGTTGGAACGGTGGCGCGGTTGACCGTATTCACACCCGTCTTACCGATGCCGGATTTGACACTATTGTGGGTTTAAAAGCCAAATGGCGACCTGATGGTAAAGCTATGCGAGAATGCCGCGAGCACGGTCGTCAGATTGCTAAAAACTGGGCATGGCATGACCTGAGTAATGTTAAATCCATATCTCCGGCCTCTCTAGCCAAGAGTCGTCAAGCCGATATCACGGCTAAACCAATGGCAAAACCTCAGCAAGTAAAACCAGCATGCAGTTCAGCTTCGACAATGGACGATGCACAAAACATGTTATGCACTGTATGTAATTGGGTTTATGAGCCCGTATTGGGCGAACCCAACCAGGATGTTGAACCTGGCACTCCCTGGAGCGAAGTACCCGACTTTTTCCTTTGCCCAGATTGCGGACTAGGTAAAGACGTGTTTATTCCTATTGCGGCAAGGAAAGTATCATGA